A section of the Cuniculiplasma divulgatum genome encodes:
- the istA gene encoding IS21 family transposase, producing MIRDMKDRGMSIKSIARELSISRNSVRKYLKSEPKNKQNRKRGSKLDPYREKIRALIDEHNLSAVRILEEIRKIGYNGGYTILKEYCHELRKDRRIQAVYRYETDPGKQSQVDFGEFGHIDIDGKHRKLYAFSTILGYSRMRYVEFTTDISTENVIRMHINAFSFYGGFTDTILYDNMKQVVIDRKLKASESRFNQKFLDFAEYYGIVIRLCYPYRPETKGKIENTIKYVRNNFWAGRTFESLSDINVQCREWLRKVNSQIHGTTHEVPVERWKKESLSPLSSVPAYMTRKEESRKISRDCYVSYKGNRYSVPWKYAGRECSIIEEPALVKIEIDSSIVAEHSPIPGTGRISRKKEHFEGLLKAIRDENSNVYSQAVETRDLKRYEEVS from the coding sequence ATGATCAGGGACATGAAGGATAGGGGAATGAGCATAAAGTCCATAGCCAGGGAACTCAGCATATCAAGGAACAGCGTGAGAAAGTATCTAAAATCAGAACCGAAGAACAAGCAGAACAGGAAGAGGGGTTCAAAGCTTGATCCCTACAGGGAGAAGATCAGGGCACTCATAGATGAACACAACCTTTCGGCTGTCAGGATACTTGAGGAGATCAGAAAGATTGGATACAATGGCGGATACACAATACTGAAGGAATACTGCCATGAACTGCGAAAGGATCGGAGGATACAGGCAGTGTACCGCTACGAAACAGATCCGGGAAAACAGTCACAGGTGGACTTCGGCGAGTTCGGCCACATTGATATTGATGGAAAGCACAGAAAACTCTACGCCTTTTCCACGATACTTGGATATTCCCGTATGCGTTATGTGGAATTCACCACAGACATATCCACCGAGAACGTCATAAGGATGCATATCAATGCATTCTCATTCTATGGAGGATTCACCGATACAATCCTATACGACAACATGAAGCAGGTTGTTATCGACAGAAAACTGAAAGCCTCAGAATCCAGGTTCAACCAGAAGTTCCTGGACTTCGCAGAGTACTATGGTATTGTGATAAGGTTATGTTACCCATACAGGCCTGAAACGAAGGGGAAGATCGAGAACACAATAAAGTATGTGAGAAACAACTTCTGGGCAGGCAGGACATTTGAGTCGCTATCAGACATCAATGTGCAGTGCCGGGAATGGCTCAGAAAGGTCAATTCACAGATACATGGAACAACACATGAGGTACCTGTGGAAAGATGGAAAAAGGAATCACTCAGCCCACTTTCATCAGTACCGGCATACATGACAAGGAAGGAGGAATCCAGAAAGATATCAAGGGACTGCTATGTTTCGTATAAGGGGAACAGGTATTCCGTTCCCTGGAAATATGCAGGCAGGGAATGCAGTATCATTGAGGAACCAGCACTGGTGAAAATAGAGATCGATTCCAGCATTGTTGCTGAACATTCCCCGATACCCGGAACAGGAAGGATATCAAGGAAGAAGGAACATTTCGAGGGCCTTCTCAAGGCAATACGCGATGAGAATTCCAATGTGTATTCCCAGGCAGTGGAAACACGTGACCTGAAGAGATACGAGGAGGTGTCATGA
- the istB gene encoding IS21-like element helper ATPase IstB, translating into MMDSYERVHEYLSRLGMSTMESIIDSYLETSHDRPVMDILDHLLSEELKHKLSRKTENMLNWSGFPFRKTVDDFDFSFQPSIDRSVMDDLMTLRFMHNTENVVFLGPPGVGKTHLSVALGMRAIMSDIPVYYTSAMKLVQTLKRDYDLKRLEYRIKTYSRFRLMIVDEIGYLPLTREESNLFFQFVSSRYEKRSTIYTSNKSFSEWCEILGDSVRASAVLDRILHHCTVINIKGESYRLKDRKKNSLPTMRKE; encoded by the coding sequence ATGATGGATTCATACGAGAGGGTACATGAATACCTCAGCAGGCTGGGCATGTCAACAATGGAAAGCATCATTGATTCATACCTTGAAACATCCCATGACAGGCCGGTCATGGACATACTGGATCATCTCCTCTCCGAAGAGCTGAAGCACAAGCTTTCAAGGAAGACGGAGAACATGCTGAACTGGTCCGGTTTTCCATTCCGGAAGACAGTGGATGATTTCGATTTCTCATTCCAGCCCTCCATTGACAGATCGGTGATGGACGATCTCATGACACTGAGGTTCATGCACAACACTGAGAATGTTGTATTCCTTGGTCCACCAGGTGTGGGGAAGACTCACCTATCGGTGGCATTGGGAATGCGTGCAATCATGTCCGATATTCCGGTATATTACACATCAGCCATGAAGCTTGTGCAGACTCTGAAGCGTGACTATGATCTCAAGAGGCTTGAATACAGGATAAAGACATATTCCAGGTTCAGGCTCATGATAGTGGACGAGATCGGTTACCTGCCATTGACAAGGGAGGAATCCAACCTGTTCTTCCAGTTCGTCTCTTCGAGGTATGAGAAAAGATCAACGATCTACACATCAAACAAGTCATTCAGCGAATGGTGTGAGATACTTGGCGATTCAGTGAGGGCTTCAGCTGTCCTTGACAGGATACTCCATCACTGCACTGTCATAAACATAAAGGGCGAGTCATACAGGCTGAAGGACAGGAAGAAGAACTCACTGCCAACAATGAGGAAGGAGTGA
- a CDS encoding group II intron maturase-specific domain-containing protein — translation MRERIRDLTNRRNLSIATPEEIREVLIPILTGWENYFAHSTVSQEIHNVWNYAQNRLMYMYCRQHNIPRRWRYEDIEKNGFSLTNYLPTMLWAKRHNTMS, via the coding sequence ATAAGAGAAAGAATCAGGGACCTCACAAACAGAAGAAATTTATCTATTGCCACACCTGAAGAGATCCGGGAAGTCCTCATTCCCATTCTTACCGGATGGGAAAACTACTTCGCACACAGCACAGTCTCACAGGAAATACACAATGTATGGAACTATGCACAAAACAGGCTCATGTATATGTATTGCAGACAGCATAACATACCGCGCAGATGGAGATATGAAGACATAGAAAAGAACGGTTTCTCACTTACGAATTATCTTCCAACAATGCTATGGGCAAAACGCCATAATACCATGTCATGA
- a CDS encoding transposase, whose amino-acid sequence MMSTFKDFSLSEMYEAIRSKDILPEIDCSIDWEYMRPMIRSLFHNNTEKGGRPNFDEIVMIKALFLQDLSSIVDEKLEKELYDRISFHNFLHYPDKVPDARTLWAFREWTNISGRNYGGSLSRRGL is encoded by the coding sequence ATGATGTCCACATTCAAGGATTTCAGCCTTTCGGAAATGTATGAAGCTATCAGAAGCAAAGATATTCTCCCTGAGATAGACTGTTCAATTGATTGGGAATACATGAGGCCCATGATCAGGAGCCTGTTCCACAATAACACCGAAAAGGGTGGAAGGCCCAACTTCGATGAAATAGTCATGATCAAGGCACTCTTCCTCCAGGACTTATCCAGCATAGTGGATGAGAAACTCGAAAAGGAACTGTATGACCGCATATCATTTCACAACTTTCTCCACTATCCGGATAAGGTGCCGGATGCACGTACGCTGTGGGCATTCCGGGAATGGACAAACATATCTGGTCGGAATTATGGAGGCAGCTTGAGTCGAAGGGGATTGTGA
- a CDS encoding transposase, producing the protein MIRKGVIQDASFITSNHGKHGRKKPPAPDMPEPSETQSPVDMKEAEGQAMTAMEEKKRLRKDMRRESTTRRSRDGTFTKKDGKNFFGYKQHSSHGADIPLIREFVITTASVHDSRVDLSVSGMPCYRDRGYQGEPCRGFNATMDRASRNTPLTMKQVRRNLRISRKRTPGERPYSVIKRVQNGGHTLVTMVRRVRVKMTFVNMAYNLSTVVHLKRRGMIA; encoded by the coding sequence GTGATCAGGAAAGGAGTGATCCAGGATGCCTCCTTCATCACATCTAATCATGGAAAGCATGGGAGAAAGAAGCCTCCAGCACCGGATATGCCTGAACCCTCTGAGACACAATCGCCGGTGGACATGAAGGAGGCTGAAGGACAGGCCATGACAGCCATGGAAGAGAAGAAACGCCTCAGGAAGGATATGCGCAGGGAATCAACGACGAGAAGATCCAGGGATGGCACATTCACAAAGAAGGATGGAAAGAACTTCTTCGGATACAAGCAGCACTCATCCCATGGTGCGGACATCCCCCTGATCCGTGAATTTGTCATCACCACTGCCTCAGTGCATGATTCCCGGGTCGATCTCTCCGTTTCTGGGATGCCGTGCTATCGTGACAGGGGATATCAGGGAGAACCATGCAGGGGTTTCAACGCCACAATGGATCGTGCATCCAGAAACACTCCCCTGACCATGAAACAGGTCCGCAGGAATCTCAGGATCTCAAGGAAGCGGACACCGGGAGAGCGGCCATATTCAGTGATCAAGAGAGTGCAGAATGGTGGTCACACCCTTGTCACCATGGTGAGAAGGGTGAGGGTGAAGATGACATTTGTCAATATGGCATACAATCTATCCACGGTGGTTCACCTGAAGAGAAGGGGGATGATAGCGTAA
- a CDS encoding glycosyltransferase: MNNFRLTNIAILNNKEYETGIGRYSLNMHKTLLKHGINSTLYQLFTHNHYRVTKQEDIYGINLGKYSNFLNTAFLSLYQRKIKHVVKGNIIHISDPSISNLVKIFPSAVLTVHDLYYVNNKCNSRITSLMMKESYRQINSFEYILVDSDFTKKSLIKELKTSYDKIFLVYPGIDINAFKNKNIKNKKLIGFTDSDIVLLNVAYDNPNKNLKFLYKILSSLPANYKLVRIGKNTKENVEYTKKIDVYSRIKFIENLNDCELIKYYQNSDIFVYPSFFDGFGYGNVEAMASGLPVITSDIPLMKEIVGNCGILLDIEKFDQWIDAILSLSDLEKYNYFSLLGVERANNFSLENEFNQLKNFYELENLVK, translated from the coding sequence GTGAATAACTTCAGGCTAACAAATATAGCAATATTAAACAACAAGGAATATGAAACTGGTATAGGAAGATATTCTCTCAACATGCACAAAACCCTCCTGAAGCATGGTATTAATTCAACTCTATATCAGCTATTCACACACAATCACTACAGGGTAACTAAACAAGAAGATATATATGGAATTAACCTGGGCAAATATTCCAATTTTTTAAATACAGCATTTTTGAGTTTATATCAGCGAAAGATAAAACATGTAGTTAAAGGAAACATAATCCATATTTCAGATCCATCTATATCGAATCTAGTAAAAATATTCCCCAGTGCAGTATTAACAGTACATGATTTATATTATGTAAATAATAAATGTAATTCGAGAATAACATCGCTTATGATGAAGGAGTCATATCGACAAATTAATTCCTTTGAGTACATACTTGTTGATTCGGATTTCACTAAAAAATCGTTGATAAAAGAGCTAAAGACCAGCTATGACAAGATATTCTTAGTTTATCCTGGAATTGATATCAACGCATTTAAAAATAAAAATATAAAAAATAAGAAGCTTATAGGGTTTACTGACAGTGACATAGTGCTGCTTAATGTTGCATACGATAATCCAAATAAAAATTTAAAGTTCTTATACAAAATCTTATCATCTCTTCCTGCAAATTACAAACTTGTTAGAATAGGTAAGAATACTAAGGAAAATGTAGAATATACTAAAAAGATCGATGTTTATAGTAGGATCAAATTTATCGAAAATTTGAATGATTGCGAACTAATAAAATACTACCAGAACTCAGACATTTTTGTTTATCCTTCCTTTTTTGATGGATTCGGTTATGGCAATGTGGAAGCTATGGCATCTGGATTACCTGTAATTACATCTGATATACCTCTAATGAAGGAAATTGTGGGAAATTGCGGAATACTCTTAGACATTGAAAAATTTGATCAGTGGATAGACGCCATTTTAAGCCTTTCTGATTTGGAGAAATACAATTATTTTTCCTTATTAGGTGTTGAGAGAGCTAATAATTTTTCTCTTGAGAATGAATTCAATCAGTTAAAGAATTTTTATGAATTAGAAAATTTAGTCAAATAA
- a CDS encoding transposase, which produces MVKTEMYHIERKMDEDNLNRLIKSLKRSTKVLKRLLFVKYRYNGDSVREAAKRIGITKMMGYAWQRRWNQDGYRGLMPRYARKGPSKMSDEQKEMLKEKLKNWEYTTSQVRDMIRDEFGIEYTMKQIWVILKKMGVRYAKPYPHDKRRPRDAENVLKKT; this is translated from the coding sequence ATGGTCAAAACGGAGATGTATCACATCGAGAGGAAGATGGATGAAGATAATCTGAATCGGTTGATAAAAAGCCTTAAAAGAAGCACAAAGGTTCTGAAAAGACTCCTTTTTGTTAAGTACAGATACAATGGTGATTCTGTCCGGGAAGCTGCAAAGAGAATCGGAATAACGAAGATGATGGGATACGCATGGCAGAGGAGATGGAATCAGGATGGATACAGAGGCCTTATGCCGAGATACGCAAGGAAGGGGCCATCAAAGATGTCTGATGAACAGAAAGAAATGCTGAAGGAGAAGCTTAAAAACTGGGAGTACACAACCTCTCAGGTTAGGGATATGATAAGGGATGAATTCGGGATAGAATATACAATGAAGCAGATATGGGTCATATTGAAGAAGATGGGCGTGAGGTATGCAAAGCCATACCCTCATGACAAACGCAGGCCAAGAGATGCGGAAAACGTTCTAAAAAAAACTTAG
- a CDS encoding IS630 family transposase — protein sequence MKEYVIGFLEESAPQTTANTVRLWSFSKPEIIRDTSKYKAYTLGFYAMNGKSAIDFQDRSRKVNVTSFIRGIRERNPEKPVAIILDNFRSHHSKIVPEAAELLNIKLISLPPYSPDLNPIEFIWKSIKRTVSIAPIDSEGDLKDAIKKSFI from the coding sequence CTGAAGGAATATGTAATCGGATTCCTGGAGGAATCTGCACCACAGACTACGGCGAACACGGTTAGATTATGGTCTTTCAGTAAACCTGAGATCATCAGGGATACTTCAAAATATAAGGCTTACACATTGGGTTTCTACGCAATGAACGGTAAAAGCGCCATTGATTTTCAGGATCGCTCCCGGAAGGTAAACGTAACTTCTTTCATAAGGGGGATAAGGGAAAGGAATCCTGAAAAACCTGTAGCCATAATACTGGACAATTTCAGATCACATCATTCAAAGATCGTCCCAGAGGCTGCTGAGCTGCTGAATATCAAGCTGATATCCCTTCCACCGTATTCTCCCGATCTGAATCCAATAGAATTCATATGGAAAAGCATCAAGAGAACCGTATCCATAGCGCCAATAGATTCAGAAGGCGATCTCAAAGATGCCATAAAGAAAAGCTTCATTTAA
- a CDS encoding glycosyltransferase family 4 protein: MKDSGELDFLFINAGITLRPSGGFEITYKLASALRDKGYSVGILFIRDIFRNLSRIYPDESLKNYVRKNLAYSVFSNIVNHRAGIIPLILMRKFLKINYNEEFNGIKLFFSNGEKPIHAHYLIANGWHTSLVMSEWKTNGKKYIFLQQDDSDERWNPSLSSIAHTALTFGIPIISTNNSVTNTYRNYVVGQIPLSIDNNFFKCYISPEKRDDKNILLPLRRQAYKGARLGLEIISSIHKEDPTITIHSFGDLPQSTVPDYVHHHGIVNNEHLSELYNQAAIFILPSLVEGYGLTALEAMACGAALVTTDNEGIREFVKNGINGIVSKQFDPIEIAGLVEELISNKQYRYKLVKEGIKTGARHNLDFMVNSFLGMF, from the coding sequence ATGAAAGACAGTGGTGAACTAGATTTTCTTTTTATAAATGCGGGTATTACTCTAAGGCCCAGCGGCGGTTTTGAAATTACATATAAGCTAGCTTCTGCACTGAGGGACAAAGGCTACAGTGTCGGAATACTGTTCATAAGGGACATTTTCAGGAATTTAAGTCGCATTTATCCAGATGAGAGTTTAAAAAACTACGTGAGGAAGAATTTGGCTTATTCTGTCTTCAGTAATATTGTAAATCACAGGGCCGGTATAATTCCACTGATCTTAATGAGAAAATTTCTGAAAATAAATTACAATGAGGAATTTAATGGAATTAAATTATTCTTTTCCAACGGGGAGAAACCTATACACGCACACTATTTAATTGCTAATGGCTGGCATACTTCTCTAGTTATGAGTGAATGGAAAACAAATGGGAAGAAATACATTTTTTTGCAACAGGATGATTCAGACGAACGGTGGAACCCGTCTTTGTCCAGTATCGCACATACAGCACTCACTTTCGGCATCCCTATTATATCTACCAATAACTCTGTCACGAACACATATAGGAACTATGTTGTAGGTCAGATACCTTTGTCGATAGACAATAACTTTTTTAAGTGCTATATATCCCCAGAAAAAAGAGATGATAAAAACATACTACTACCTTTGAGACGACAGGCGTACAAGGGAGCACGTTTGGGTCTAGAAATAATAAGTAGTATACATAAGGAAGACCCAACAATCACCATTCACTCTTTTGGAGACCTTCCTCAATCCACTGTGCCAGATTATGTTCACCATCATGGGATTGTGAACAATGAACATTTATCGGAATTATATAATCAAGCCGCAATATTTATTCTTCCATCTCTTGTTGAGGGATACGGTCTAACTGCGCTTGAGGCCATGGCATGCGGCGCAGCGCTTGTAACAACAGACAATGAGGGCATCAGGGAATTTGTGAAAAATGGCATAAATGGCATCGTTTCGAAACAATTTGATCCCATTGAAATTGCAGGTCTGGTAGAGGAACTTATAAGTAATAAGCAATATCGTTATAAATTAGTAAAGGAAGGAATTAAGACCGGGGCGCGTCATAATTTAGATTTCATGGTAAATAGCTTTTTGGGGATGTTTTGA
- a CDS encoding class I SAM-dependent methyltransferase encodes MKQEEQKFYENIHEKFWGNYGNSDEIALVSLPRLLKCKTLIEKVKPRKMLNLGFESVEVARFLTSEIELHPENYILVDIDRMSVTKAKDAGFKSISLDLSHEILPFSDNHFDLVYMGELIEHLLNPDFSIREIYRVTKSGGKIIITTPNLASWYNRILLLAGMAPINIEVSTEEVVGRKFKFLGNGSPPVGHIRLFTERAMVEFLQKKGIYHFHIIGYERGDVKFDRLFSKFPSIASGIIVEITKV; translated from the coding sequence ATGAAACAGGAAGAACAGAAATTTTACGAGAACATTCATGAAAAATTTTGGGGAAACTATGGTAATTCTGATGAGATAGCATTGGTTTCTCTACCTAGACTTTTGAAATGTAAGACCTTAATTGAGAAAGTCAAGCCAAGAAAGATGTTAAACTTAGGATTTGAATCAGTGGAAGTGGCGCGTTTTTTGACCTCGGAAATTGAGTTACATCCTGAGAATTATATTCTTGTTGACATCGACAGAATGTCGGTTACAAAGGCAAAGGATGCTGGGTTCAAGTCCATTTCCCTAGACCTATCCCATGAAATTTTGCCTTTTTCTGACAATCACTTTGACCTTGTATACATGGGTGAGCTGATCGAACATCTACTAAACCCTGACTTTTCAATACGCGAGATATACCGTGTTACCAAGAGTGGCGGAAAGATTATAATAACTACACCCAACCTCGCCTCTTGGTACAACCGAATTTTATTACTTGCTGGTATGGCTCCCATCAACATTGAGGTAAGTACAGAAGAGGTTGTTGGTAGAAAATTTAAATTTCTTGGGAACGGCTCTCCACCGGTCGGGCATATCCGGTTATTCACTGAAAGAGCAATGGTGGAATTTCTTCAAAAGAAGGGAATTTACCATTTCCATATAATTGGATATGAACGGGGAGATGTCAAATTTGACAGATTATTCTCTAAATTCCCATCCATCGCAAGCGGTATTATTGTTGAAATTACAAAGGTTTAA
- a CDS encoding glycosyltransferase family 4 protein, giving the protein MKILWLAHRDPLNPRAGGAERIIYEVGMRLIKSGHQVSVLAGGWKNCKRAEILNGIHVMRYGYRVGPHIALLVHLLKHRYDVIIADLGHAVPWISPVLLRNKTIVSFLHLHARSLPGQVGRLLAYFITALEKLYFIIYHNSHFVTISNTSFADLEILGIKSKNISIIRPGVNSELFHPAIKTGYPSVVYFGGMRPYKRPEESLYLLRELRSQITDLKLTMIGDGFSRRGLEMLCEKLNLKENVTFTGKISDSEVAEIVASSWLNIHSSITEGWGISIIEAASAGTPTVAFKVPGVSDSVENGLNGITVENGNRQSLTEAALEILRNPEKWWSSSVEVAKKYSWDKTAELWEKLIKEITDDRSNK; this is encoded by the coding sequence ATGAAGATCCTTTGGCTTGCACACCGTGATCCACTGAACCCAAGGGCTGGTGGTGCCGAACGAATAATCTATGAGGTTGGGATGCGCCTTATAAAAAGTGGTCATCAGGTCTCAGTTCTGGCAGGCGGCTGGAAAAACTGTAAAAGAGCTGAAATTCTGAATGGAATCCACGTAATGAGATATGGCTACCGCGTTGGGCCCCATATAGCCCTGCTCGTGCACCTTTTGAAGCACAGATATGATGTCATTATTGCTGATTTGGGTCATGCTGTGCCTTGGATATCCCCAGTCCTGTTGAGGAACAAGACCATAGTTTCATTTTTGCATCTACACGCGAGGTCACTTCCAGGACAGGTTGGAAGGTTACTTGCGTATTTTATAACTGCTTTGGAGAAATTGTACTTCATAATTTACCATAATTCACATTTTGTAACCATTTCAAATACATCATTTGCTGATCTAGAAATTCTGGGGATAAAATCAAAAAATATCTCCATAATACGCCCGGGTGTGAATAGTGAACTGTTCCACCCTGCAATAAAAACCGGATATCCTTCAGTTGTTTATTTTGGCGGTATGCGTCCGTATAAAAGACCCGAAGAGTCACTGTATCTACTGAGAGAACTTAGAAGTCAAATTACTGATCTTAAGCTCACAATGATAGGCGACGGATTTTCCAGGCGAGGCCTTGAAATGTTGTGCGAGAAACTGAACTTAAAAGAAAATGTAACATTTACAGGTAAAATCTCCGATAGTGAAGTAGCGGAGATTGTCGCCTCCTCTTGGTTAAATATCCACTCATCGATTACAGAGGGCTGGGGCATCTCCATAATTGAAGCCGCATCGGCCGGCACACCTACCGTTGCGTTTAAAGTACCAGGGGTTTCTGATAGCGTGGAAAACGGTTTAAATGGCATAACCGTTGAGAATGGCAACAGGCAATCACTGACTGAAGCTGCACTGGAGATCCTGAGAAATCCCGAAAAATGGTGGTCTTCCTCTGTTGAAGTCGCAAAGAAGTATTCATGGGACAAAACCGCGGAATTGTGGGAAAAGCTGATCAAAGAAATAACTGATGATCGCAGCAACAAATAA
- a CDS encoding GDP-mannose 4,6-dehydratase has protein sequence MKAVITGISGQDGYFLSQLLLSKGYEVHGILRRNSSMTQGTVDLLPESFRKQIIIHYGDITDGNFLSNLLLKEKPEELYHLAAQSFVGYSFQNALSTYDANIGGTLNVCNAVKDSSPDTRMYFAATSELFGQPKEAPQNEMTPFFPRSPYAVSKLAGIWTVRTYREAYKLFMSNGILFNHESEVRGPEFVTRKISKSVAKIYNGSKEPVVLGNLSAVKDWGYARDYVEGMWMMLQQDYPDDFVLGTGESHTVREFAEAAFKEIDMDIEWIGSGMNEVGLSEGMTRVKVSREFYRPLESDNYRADYSKAKQTLGWKPKTNFRDLVKIMVKNDIDLTG, from the coding sequence ATGAAAGCGGTAATCACTGGCATATCAGGTCAGGACGGGTATTTTCTTTCGCAGTTACTCCTGTCGAAGGGATACGAGGTGCACGGCATTTTGCGCCGGAATAGCTCAATGACACAGGGGACTGTAGATCTTCTGCCTGAGAGTTTCAGAAAACAGATCATCATTCACTACGGTGATATAACGGATGGAAATTTTCTCTCAAATCTTCTTTTGAAGGAGAAACCTGAAGAACTGTATCATCTGGCTGCACAGAGTTTTGTTGGATACAGCTTTCAGAACGCTCTTTCCACATACGATGCCAATATCGGAGGCACCCTTAATGTCTGCAATGCTGTGAAGGATTCATCTCCCGATACAAGGATGTATTTTGCTGCCACATCAGAACTGTTCGGGCAGCCAAAGGAGGCTCCACAGAACGAAATGACGCCATTCTTTCCTAGGAGTCCGTATGCAGTATCGAAACTTGCAGGCATCTGGACAGTGAGAACATACAGGGAGGCATACAAATTGTTCATGTCGAACGGCATACTATTCAACCATGAATCAGAAGTTCGCGGACCCGAGTTTGTGACCAGGAAGATATCAAAATCAGTTGCCAAGATATATAACGGCTCAAAGGAACCGGTCGTACTAGGAAATCTCTCCGCGGTGAAGGACTGGGGATATGCCAGGGATTATGTGGAAGGCATGTGGATGATGCTCCAGCAGGACTACCCAGATGATTTCGTTCTGGGTACTGGAGAATCGCATACAGTCAGGGAATTTGCCGAGGCTGCATTCAAGGAGATTGACATGGATATTGAATGGATTGGCAGCGGGATGAATGAGGTCGGGTTATCAGAAGGTATGACAAGAGTTAAGGTCAGCAGGGAATTTTATAGGCCTTTGGAATCTGATAACTATCGCGCAGACTATTCAAAGGCTAAACAAACCCTTGGGTGGAAGCCAAAAACCAACTTCAGGGATCTGGTAAAAATAATGGTGAAGAACGATATAGACCTCACGGGATGA
- a CDS encoding helix-turn-helix domain-containing protein: MDIQTLRKVIELYLRGFGYQEISKRTCIARSTVQDTVNRWREGQTGCGKIEAVHRLCCEYE; this comes from the coding sequence ATGGACATTCAAACGCTGCGGAAAGTAATAGAACTCTACCTCAGGGGATTTGGCTATCAGGAGATATCAAAGCGCACTTGCATTGCCAGATCCACTGTCCAGGACACAGTGAACAGATGGAGGGAGGGCCAGACAGGCTGTGGAAAAATTGAGGCAGTACACAGGCTCTGTTGTGAGTATGAATGA